TCCTTTGACTGAAAAAGTTGATTTACTTGTCccataaaaaataaagttgatttACTTGTCCATGGAAAACCTTTCACCATTTCCTTGTTTTCCTTCCTTcctttttttgctttttatttaGGGATATCCGCAGAACTTTGGCATTGAAAAATTAACATTTTAAATTTATTGAACACCTAGTGTCGATAAGCGTCTAGATTTATGTGTTTCATTAATGGAATTGATTGACGTGCTCCCTTTTGAAGTTCTCATCATgttcaaataccatatgcttttACATGTGTACCAATGCGAGATTTTATGATCGGAGTTTATAGGCCTGCCTTCTTTTATGGGTCATAATTGAAACACAATGAAACAAATTGGTGGTGGCTTCCTTACAGCCACGTCTTTGGGATGTGTTCACAGGATTATACACAAAGTTGGTTTAGAACTGTATCTGGAAGTGGAGTTTAGTGCATCAGAGGGACAGGTTTAGTATTTAGTTGATATGTGACCTATTGTTGGCAAATAATTAGTTTTCTTCTCTAAAGTTGTGTAGACAAGTCTTTCTGGTAGAAATGAGGCTCTTTGGCAGCTTAAATAATAGCTGAGTACACAGGTTCCAAAATGGgctatgtgttttttttttagaattttcaatCGCTATACCCATGGCAacctttttaatatttaatttttcctCATTTTGTCCAAGTGAGTTCCTGTTGTTTTACCATTGCAATCGCTTGTTATAGAAAACATACAATGGTTGAGTGCTTTGCATTGTAGGTGAAGTAACATCCGTACCTCTTCCTCGTAGCATCACCTCCATATGGCCTCTTCCTTATGGGTTACTCCTCCAACAGGCACCTGAAGGGAGCTCACAAGCGCATATCCAATTTTCGTCTTTGAGCCCACTTTTAAGTGCTCGTGATACAATCCGTTCAAAAAGGGAAGTTAGTACTCAGCAGAATTATACTGCTGTACTTGGTTTAGATTTTACTCTCAAGGGAGATGGGTCTTCAATGTCTTCACATCTGATATTAAAGGATCCACTGGAAGAACCTCAGGTATACATAATGCTTTCTTTGGCCCCCCTCTGTATCTATTGTTTTGCT
The sequence above is a segment of the Capsicum annuum cultivar UCD-10X-F1 unplaced genomic scaffold, UCD10Xv1.1 ctg1402, whole genome shotgun sequence genome. Coding sequences within it:
- the LOC124890220 gene encoding anaphase-promoting complex subunit 1-like, which produces MGDTSDTVLCILQWDSLSIYDTSGEVTSVPLPRSITSIWPLPYGLLLQQAPEGSSQAHIQFSSLSPLLSARDTIRSKREVSTQQNYTAVLGLDFTLKGDGSSMSSHLILKDPLEEPQVYIMLSLAPLCIYCFACFVL